ACGCGCTGCCTTCGGTGCAGGTGGATCCGCAATTCCCGGTGATCCCCGTGCGGGCCTTGGGCAACAACGCCACCAAGCGTTTTATCCTGTTCCAGATGGAAGTGATATCCCGCTTCAAATCCGGCGAGATCGAACAGAAGGATGCCCAACTGGAGATCGAGCATTTCTGGGCGGGCGCTTTAAAGCGCGCCGTCATCGACGGTGACGTGGAAAACGGCTCGCTGATGGCTGGGCAAAGCGTCGGCATGGTGACGCGCGAGCAGGCTACCGCCGAGATCTTGCAGGAATTGCTGAATCAAGCCCTGGCCGCCCTGGCGGACCGCCACGGCCCCGTTCCGGTGCAAGTCTGATGCAGAGCGCGGGGATGACTTCGGTGTCGCGCCGCTTGCTGGGGCGTCTGCGCGACGTCATGGCGGGCAGCGGCTCGGCCCAGGATCGCCTGGACAAGGTGGTCAAGCTAATTGCCGCCGATATGGTGGCCGAGGTGTGCTCGTGCTATGTCATGCGCGCGGGCGAAGTGCTGGAACTGTTCTCCACCGAGGGCCTGAAGAAGGAATCGGTGCACCAGACCCGCTTGCGGGTCGGCGAAGGCCTGGTGGGCGATATCGCCGCCCATGCCCGGCCCCTGGCCCTGGCCGACGCTCAAATCCACCCCAATTTCGTCTTCCGTCCCGAGACCGGTGAAGAGATCTTCCACTCGCTGATGGGCGTGCCCATCATCCGCGGCTCGCGCGTGGTCGGCGTCCTGGTGGTGCAGAACCGCACCATGCGCCACTACACCGACGAGGAGATCGAGACCCTCGAGACCGTGGCCATGGTTCTGGCCGAGTTGCTGGTGTCGGGCGAATTGGTCAACCGCGCCGAACTGGTGCCGGTGGACGGTAACGCGCTGCTGCCGCTGCGCATGGAAGGCGTCAAGCTGAACGGCGGCGTCGGCGTCGGCGTGGCGGTGCTGCACCGGCCGCGCATCACCATCCAGCGTCTGGTGGCCGAGGACCCCGATGCCGAGCTGGAGCGCCTGAAGAAGGCGCTGACCGGCATCAAGCTGGCGCTGGAAGAACTGTTCTCGCGGCCCGAGATGCGCGACGGCGAGCACCGCGACGTGCTCGAGACCTACCGCATGTTCGCCGAGGACAAGGGCTGGCTGAACCGCATCAGCGAGGCCATCCGCACCGGCCTGACCGCCGAGGCGGCGGTGCAGAAGGTCCACGACGATACCCGCGCCCGCATGAACCAGATCACCGATCCGTATTTGCGCGAGCGCATGCACGATTTCGAGGATCTGGCCAATCGCCTGTTGCAGCATCTGGCGGGCGGCGACGATCAGCGGCCCGGCGCTGCCGACCTGCCCGAGGGCGCCATTCTCATCGGGCGCAATCTGGGCCCCATGGAGCTGTTCGACTACGACCCCAAGCGGTTGCGTGGTCTGGTGCTGGAAGAGGGCTCGGCGACGTCGCATGTGGCCATCGTGGCGCGCGCGCTGGACATTCCGGTGGTGGGCCGGGTCAAGGACGTACTCGACAAGATCGAGCCTCTGGACCCGGTGATCTGCGACGGTGACAACGGCCAGGTCTTTATCCGTCCGCCCGACGATATCCGCGAGACCTATATCGACGCCATCAGCCAGCGCCAGATGCGCCTGGCCGTCTACGCCCGGCTGCGCGAAATGCCCGCCGTCACCCGTCAAGGCGTGC
The nucleotide sequence above comes from Paramagnetospirillum magnetotacticum MS-1. Encoded proteins:
- the ptsP gene encoding phosphoenolpyruvate--protein phosphotransferase yields the protein MQSAGMTSVSRRLLGRLRDVMAGSGSAQDRLDKVVKLIAADMVAEVCSCYVMRAGEVLELFSTEGLKKESVHQTRLRVGEGLVGDIAAHARPLALADAQIHPNFVFRPETGEEIFHSLMGVPIIRGSRVVGVLVVQNRTMRHYTDEEIETLETVAMVLAELLVSGELVNRAELVPVDGNALLPLRMEGVKLNGGVGVGVAVLHRPRITIQRLVAEDPDAELERLKKALTGIKLALEELFSRPEMRDGEHRDVLETYRMFAEDKGWLNRISEAIRTGLTAEAAVQKVHDDTRARMNQITDPYLRERMHDFEDLANRLLQHLAGGDDQRPGAADLPEGAILIGRNLGPMELFDYDPKRLRGLVLEEGSATSHVAIVARALDIPVVGRVKDVLDKIEPLDPVICDGDNGQVFIRPPDDIRETYIDAISQRQMRLAVYARLREMPAVTRQGVRIGIHMNAGLLLDLQHLHDSGADGIGLYRTELPFMARSSLPDVAAQTLLYKKILDQAEGKPVVFRTLDVGGDKVLPYWNPYEEDNPALGWRSIRITLDRPAVMRSQLRALLRAAQGRELSVMFPMIAEVSEFVQARHILDKELEHERQIGNPLPSKLKVGTMLEVPALALQLDALLPMVDFVSIGSNDLTQFLFAVDRGNPRIAERYDSLAPAMIRFMRYVSVKCAQYKVSLSVCGEMAGRPLEAMALIGAGIRHLSLSAPNIGPVKTMVRSLDIAALEAYLNSLLKSPDHSLRNKLKTFALDHGVVL